In Paenibacillus sp. FSL M7-0420, a single genomic region encodes these proteins:
- the aroD gene encoding type I 3-dehydroquinate dehydratase produces the protein MSGTVTVKNITLGEGMPKICVPLVGTTRTELRAEAEALLALAPDVVEWRSDFFREVEDINAVTQVLEDIQRLLPEIPLIFTFRSAREGGEKEISTAYYFELNLAAVESGLVDIVDVELFHEEAEVRKLIAAAHGQAVFVIVSNHDFHGTPSEEEIVSRLRRAQELGGDLPKIAVMPQGPADVLTLLAATNRMQEQYADRPIITMSMAGEGVISRLAGEIFGSALTFGAAHKPSAPGQVAVAELRGVLTLLHRSL, from the coding sequence TTGAGCGGTACAGTAACCGTCAAGAATATAACCCTCGGAGAAGGGATGCCCAAAATCTGTGTTCCGCTGGTCGGAACGACGCGGACGGAGTTGCGTGCAGAAGCTGAGGCTTTGCTCGCACTGGCGCCGGATGTGGTGGAGTGGCGCAGTGATTTCTTCAGGGAGGTGGAAGATATTAATGCCGTAACCCAGGTGCTGGAAGACATTCAGCGTCTGCTGCCGGAGATTCCGCTGATCTTCACCTTCCGCAGCGCCAGGGAGGGCGGGGAGAAGGAAATCTCCACCGCCTATTACTTCGAGTTGAACCTGGCTGCGGTAGAGAGCGGACTGGTGGATATTGTGGATGTGGAGCTGTTCCATGAGGAAGCGGAAGTCCGCAAGCTGATTGCCGCAGCGCATGGGCAGGCGGTGTTCGTGATTGTCTCGAATCATGATTTCCACGGGACGCCGTCCGAGGAGGAGATTGTCTCCCGGCTGCGCCGGGCGCAGGAGCTGGGCGGCGATCTGCCCAAGATTGCCGTAATGCCGCAAGGTCCAGCCGATGTGCTGACCCTGCTGGCGGCGACGAACCGGATGCAGGAGCAGTATGCGGACCGTCCGATCATTACCATGTCGATGGCCGGGGAGGGCGTGATCAGCCGGCTGGCCGGAGAGATCTTCGGCTCGGCGCTGACCTTCGGTGCGGCGCATAAGCCTTCGGCACCGGGGCAGGTGGCAGTTGCCGAGCTGCGCGGTGTGCTTACGCTGCTGCACCGCAGCTTGTAG
- a CDS encoding response regulator transcription factor, with the protein MTELILVVEDEVRIARLLQIELECEGYRVSIAGSGHQGLEMYQEQQPDLLLLDVMMPGFSGIELLRRIRAGDPDTPVLLLTAKSSVEDKVSGLDLGANDYITKPFQIEELLARVRAALRLASGRRREEAVNLLMADDLELNEATREVKRAGRSIELTPREFDLLVYLLKNKRQVLNREQIMAAVWGYDYYGDTNIVDVYIRYVRKKITLDHQPELIHTVRGVGYVLKDAP; encoded by the coding sequence ATGACAGAATTGATTCTGGTTGTGGAGGATGAGGTGAGAATTGCCCGTCTGCTGCAGATTGAGCTGGAATGCGAGGGATACCGTGTGTCCATTGCCGGGAGCGGCCATCAGGGGCTGGAGATGTACCAGGAGCAGCAGCCGGATCTGTTATTGCTGGATGTGATGATGCCTGGATTCAGCGGCATAGAGCTGCTGCGGCGAATCCGGGCGGGTGATCCCGATACGCCGGTGCTGCTGCTTACAGCCAAAAGCTCGGTAGAGGATAAAGTATCAGGCCTGGACCTTGGGGCCAATGATTATATTACGAAGCCGTTTCAAATTGAGGAGCTGCTGGCGCGTGTCCGTGCTGCGCTGCGGCTGGCCTCGGGGCGGAGGAGAGAGGAAGCCGTCAACCTGCTGATGGCAGATGATCTGGAGCTGAACGAAGCTACGCGGGAGGTGAAGCGGGCAGGCCGGAGTATCGAGCTGACTCCCCGGGAGTTCGACCTGCTGGTCTACCTGCTGAAGAATAAGCGCCAGGTGCTGAACAGGGAACAGATCATGGCTGCCGTCTGGGGGTACGATTATTACGGCGATACGAATATTGTGGATGTCTATATCCGCTATGTCCGCAAGAAAATCACGCTGGACCACCAGCCTGAATTGATTCATACCGTGCGGGGCGTTGGTTATGTGCTGAAGGATGCCCCATGA
- a CDS encoding sensor histidine kinase, translated as MKLRSTIHLYSSVLFAVLLVLMNLFIYAVFSRMSLDSQLGQASAETVRIAAAIRKAGDGVTAPELLRAYVPVEGMLRLLSADGSGPAPVTSASGHEISRVKPVYHSGKQAERVRVDGRLYAFVSIPVIWTDGNVLNLQMTKSLESTMDTLRVLRLVLAGAALAALLPLLLSSRLLSGLIMRPIVQMTATMREIQRSGKFRRLPLEAHSKDELVEMGHTFNEMIGLLESNYVKQEKFVSDASHELRTPLTVIESYASLLKRRGLDHPELFEESVEAIHSEAVRMKEMTEQLLLLAKHPEQWDLELKVIDLEELARSSAKAFQNAYGREVTVQVKGPAEGYSDEAKLRQLLFIFLDNARKYSDEQITVRIETSGQERMIVITDRGIGIPPEELPKIFDRFYRVDEARTRENGGAGLGLSLAAEIAGVIGAELSMDSTVGLGTSVTIRMAADRRGGGQ; from the coding sequence ATGAAGCTGCGGAGCACCATTCATCTGTATTCCAGCGTGCTGTTTGCCGTGCTTCTTGTCCTGATGAATCTGTTCATCTACGCCGTGTTCAGCCGGATGTCACTAGACAGCCAGCTCGGGCAGGCTTCTGCCGAGACGGTTAGAATCGCTGCCGCGATTAGAAAAGCCGGAGACGGGGTAACGGCACCGGAGCTGCTCCGGGCTTATGTGCCGGTGGAGGGAATGCTGCGGCTGCTCTCTGCGGACGGTAGCGGACCGGCGCCAGTCACCTCAGCCTCCGGGCATGAGATCAGCCGGGTGAAGCCGGTCTACCATTCCGGGAAGCAGGCGGAGCGGGTCCGGGTGGACGGACGCTTGTACGCGTTCGTAAGCATTCCCGTCATCTGGACGGACGGGAACGTCCTGAATCTCCAGATGACCAAAAGTCTGGAGAGCACGATGGATACGCTGCGGGTGCTGCGGCTGGTCCTGGCCGGGGCTGCGCTTGCGGCGCTGCTTCCGCTGCTGCTCTCCAGCCGCCTGTTGTCGGGCCTGATTATGCGGCCCATCGTCCAAATGACGGCGACTATGCGGGAGATTCAGCGCAGCGGGAAATTCCGCAGGCTTCCGCTGGAAGCACACTCGAAGGATGAGCTGGTGGAGATGGGGCATACCTTCAACGAAATGATAGGCCTCCTGGAGAGCAATTATGTGAAGCAGGAGAAATTTGTGTCGGATGCCTCCCATGAGCTGCGCACACCGCTGACGGTTATTGAGAGCTATGCCAGTCTGCTGAAGCGCAGAGGGCTGGATCACCCGGAGCTGTTCGAGGAATCGGTTGAGGCCATACACTCCGAAGCTGTGCGGATGAAGGAAATGACGGAGCAGCTGTTATTGCTGGCGAAGCACCCGGAGCAGTGGGATCTGGAGCTGAAGGTGATAGATCTGGAGGAGCTGGCCCGTTCTTCGGCGAAGGCTTTTCAGAATGCGTACGGGAGGGAGGTCACGGTTCAGGTCAAGGGGCCGGCTGAGGGCTACAGCGATGAAGCGAAGCTCCGGCAGCTGCTGTTCATCTTCCTGGACAATGCCCGCAAATACAGCGATGAGCAGATAACCGTGCGTATTGAGACTTCCGGGCAGGAACGGATGATTGTGATTACCGACCGCGGCATTGGAATTCCGCCGGAGGAGCTGCCGAAGATATTCGACCGTTTCTACAGAGTGGATGAGGCGAGAACCCGTGAGAACGGAGGGGCAGGCCTGGGGCTGTCGCTTGCCGCAGAGATCGCGGGGGTGATCGGAGCGGAGCTGTCCATGGATAGTACGGTAGGCCTGGGAACCTCGGTGACGATCCGTATGGCTGCGGACCGCAGGGGAGGTGGACAATGA